GGCTCCTCCACTCCAGGGGGGTATCCGGGATTGGGTGATGCGGCCAACCTTTGCAAATTCTATTTTGGGGTGTAATGCCAACACAGTGGGCTTGTGGTGAAATCAGGACAGAGTAAAGCGTTGTCGATGAGCCGAGCCGTGGTTCTCTGTGATTTGGCAGAGCTGAGATGGACGCGCACGGGACGAGATAGGTTGATTCGAGAACGAGAGACACGAATGGCGACGAGGGGTTGTTGAACGGGAGATTGGGAAAGGAGACGTGGTACAGTTAGCGAATGAGGGTGACGCAACGAGCCGCTGATGATGGCAAAGGCCACCGCGCAGTGTTGTACAGAAGACGGGCCGGGACTGAAGCTGAAAAGCTCGTATTGTGAATGTGCACTtctagaggaggaggaggatgtctAGGTAGGTAGAAGTAGGCGGCAAGAAGGTAGATAGAGAGGAAGTGAAGAGTTTTCAGGTTTAGTATCGATCGTGGGGATTCAATAAAGAATTTTTACGGGACAGCAAATCTTGAATGGAAAGAGGGACATGCCCGGTGTGTTCGGACCTTCgtagtggatggatggatggatggacgagCGACCGACTGCAACATCGTGGTGCCTGCCTATCACTTTGCCCGTTCCTGCCGCATCTAGGTACAGTACCTACTCGGAACAGACAGCCTACAGGCAGGCACAAGGGGGCTTGATGGACGAGAAGGTGCCCGCTGTGCATTTGCACTTTGCACCCTCAGTGAGGCCCCCAACAACTCAACTCAACTTACCTGACTCTGGTGCTCGCAACTTCAGGTAGCGTCTGGGCACCCGCAGGTGGTCTTGTTTCGCCGGGGTCATGGAAGCGAAGCGTCCGGCATAACTCTATTATGCCTGGAGTTGGGTTGTTTGATCGACTTCAAACACTGTCAGATCATGGCAGGGGCAATTGCGTCTTTTCGCTCGGTCTTTTCAGGTGCGAGGTCTTTTTGCGTTTCAGTGGATGGGCGAGTCAGACGCCATTGACAGCAGCGTTCCTGATAACGCCAGATATCGACAGGCACAAGACAAGTTGGAGCAGTTGTTGGGAAAACCTAGATCTTCATCGAAACACGGAAATAGACGAATCATGGACTTTACATCCGTGTCCACACTACCCGATCCAAGTGGATACCATCACCAGTCCTGCATCTACAACTCGACGCATGCCAGAATCAAGCAAGACATAGCAGCCAAGCACGCTCAAGTGGGTTCGAGTGCGTCGACGCAATTATCCGAAGGCCTCCTATTTGAGAGGGGTTCTTCAAATTTTCTTCTCGTCATCTGGAGTATCATATTAATTATGTAATTCTGTGTGTGATGAACTTGAAATTTGATGCATTCATATTCATGTGTGTAAGTGGATTTGTCTACATTCAATATGTACACATTGCCCAGGTAGACCCGGACCAGTTAGGGGACAGATGGCTTTTGAGACAAAGAAGTCGTTGGCTCAACACTATATATATACCGTCAAAGatgggaggaagatgagacgCCATGTGTACCACCATTCAAGTAAGTATTTCAAGACGAAAGAAATCAGTCTGCCTTACTTGCAGCACCTACCCACCTTGCAAGTGTCGTGAGGCACTGGTGATCTTGGCCGACCCCATCTCCCCGCTACATCCCCCTCCCAAAGAAAATATCTCCACCCACAGTGTGCGTGTCAGCCCAATCGCAGGACGGCCTCGGCGAGCATACAGACGGGCTGCTGCTCCGACACTGCAgcaccaagaccaagccaGGCGAATAGGGTCCCAACGGGCAACAGCCGTCTTCCGGCTGACGGCTTATGGGTTGGCTGATGGCTTAAGAGAACATCACGTTTGCCCAagcccatcttcttctttgtttGCTCCATCACCCTTGCCTGACTGTAGGTTCCCCGTCCCCGTCCGTTTGGTTCCTTCCAGCTTTCTCCCCTTGCCCGGGGTCTGCGACTGCACTGCGCTGCAACTGCGTTGCACTGCACCCTTTGACTGGACTTGCCGTGTTCGTCTCCCACGGTTTCTCCGCCTGCCGTCTGCCGCTTGCAGCTTCAACCACCTTCCTTCGCAACGCACCGCACTggttttcttcctcttccaatCCTCGCTCGCAGACGACTTGATCCTCGATACGTTTGCCTCGATTTGCTCGCCTCGGCTTCGCGATCGCCAGCACGTCGCCGCTGACACTCTCGCCCTCCGCGCAACCATCCGGCGAATCATGATTAACCTGTCGGCTCTGGACTTTAGAAAGCGGCGACGTTGAGCATGATCCCCAGATAACATCCAGATGGTATTCACGATCTCGTCTCTACTACGACCTTCTCCAGGGCTAATACGCGATCGCCTCTCCAGAACCTCCCCAGATATCACCAACCTGTGAAATGCCACAAACATCCAGGTCAATCCAGCCAAGGGCCGTCCCTCCCTCCGAATCCCATCAGATCGCGACGTCAAATGAAACCCTCAACTTGCTCCTCGGCGGTCGCAATCATTCTTGGATGACCACCGGCTCATCTACAGACTTCGCTCCCAGGCAGGAACCCAGACCCTCCCAGATCAAACCTCGAAAGCGAGGACGCCCAACAGCAGAGCCCGCTACCGAACCGGTCACCACCGCTCCCCTGCCTACCCCGAATGAGACTGCTCCACAGCATGAGAACATTTCCATCGGTCACGTTGTTGATCAGCCGACAGCTTCTGTTGAAACAATTAGGTACAGGAAGAGTCCTCTCTCCTATCTATCGCAGTTTCATCCAGGCCTTGTGTCACGCTTGGTCTGGGGAAAATAACCTAGTGTCGCTTGGCAGCCTTAACTTGTCTAGCTCACAATACATGGCACAAGCGCTCTTGGACTTGTCGTTCCTGCTAACTCACTCTCTAGAGCTTCAACCGTCCTCCCTTCCCCAGCACTGACTGACGCACCGAGCCCGAATGTTGCAAACCAGCACGACTGTGCCAACACTTTGCCAACCGCCCACCCCGAGGGCACAGCATCGAGGCACCCTCTCCCTAACGGCGTGGACCGAGACGGCGCAGTACCCTTTTCAAATATTGCTCCGGCTCTCCAGGAGCAAACCTCGAATTCTACGCCTCCTCATCCACCCCCAACCGAACCGCCGAGCCGTAACATGACCGTTGACTCTACCCCGTCCGTCTCAGTCAATCAAGCAGGGGCATTGCCGATACCCTTCCCAGTTAGCGCGCAGGTTCCAGCTGCCTTGGTCAACCAAGCAGCGGTGCTACCAGCATCCCTCCCAGCAAACGCGCAGATCGACGTTGTTGCGCCTTCAGAACTCAGGGCAAGGACCAATAGACCGAACTCTGATGTACATCTACATCGGGCGAAGCGCGCCCGTGTTCAAGGCCCGGCCACACCCAACGAGTTGAGAAACCAGGCCCTGTCTATGCAATGGAAAGAAACCATTACTAGCCGCGTGAAAGGATGCGATAGCGCGGGACTTCTGAATGACAATGTCGAGAAACCTCGTTACAGGATCTTGATTGAAGCATGTGCAAATACCGATCACTTCTACATCGCACTTCATCAAATCCTTTGTGCCTGGTCCTTGGATAAAGCACCAGTCCACAAGATATTCCAGGGTCTAGTCGACCCTAGCCAAGTTGATGGTTCCTTTGAAACATTACAGACCGTCCTCAGAAATAACCAAGCCATGTCGGTTTCTCATCTGGAATGGTTTGCCAACTTTCCTGTTCCTCTGGCGGAAGTCTTGAGAGTATTTCATCCATCCTCCCTGGCTAAGGACATTGGCACATTTCTGATCCAGCTCTCATTGAATTGGTATAATCTCATTCAATCCGTTGGGAGCCGGATGCATCCGCTCCTTGCCTGCGAGCTGATCGAGGTACTCCGATGCCCTTCTCAGGGGCTGCAGGCCATGTTCTTTACCATGAGTCGCAGATGGCTCGGCATTAAAGACGGCCCTGTAGCAAATGCGATAAACGACATCTTTGAGAAGGATCGAACTAATGAGGCTGCTGCGGCCGATCGCGGCGACACTCCTGAGAAGATCAGCAAAGCTCGGTCTCAGATCATAGCCCAGTACTCAAGTCTTGTAGTGCAAGAACATCAACGTCACCAGATTCAAATGCAGCATCAACAATTacgacagcagcaacaactcCCAGCTAGTACGTTGCCTATATCCCCTTTTACAGTTGCGTTGGATACTAACCTCTCCTCCAACGCATAGATGCAATGCTCTCTCCTACAATCACTCACACTGCCCCGATCGCTGAACGACGTGGACAACGTTCAGTGCCTCAATCGCCTGTAGTCCCATCTCACACGGTGGTATCATCACCAGCGTTGGCACAATCTCCCTCAGTGCCTCAGTTCGACGCATTGGCCCCGCGTCCCTCGATTAGCGATCGCAGAGTGTCAAGTCCAGCAATCACCAACCAACATCCCCCACCGGGCAGTCCGGCCCTCCAGGAGCATCGAAGGTCTGGTCCTAACTATGTGCCAGCCGATCCTCGGATAGCTCCGCCTCCATCTACTACCAACTATTACTCCCCACGGATTCAGCCACCATCCTTACCCGGGGCGGCCAGTGCTGGGCCCTCACCATCACATTCAAGGAATGGATCTCAGAGTACACCGCAAACCCCTATCTTGCCCTCCCAGGGCCAACTCCAGGCTCCTGTTCTCTTATCAAATGGACCATCGGTCCATCCGCAAAGGAGAGCAGCCTCTATTGCATACCCGTCGCAGTCAGTTCCCAATGCCCAGGGGGGTTACCTGCAACATCCTCCGACGATCCAGCCTCACTATATTGAACAAGCTCCGCAATCTGGGCCTCGTCAAGTCATGAATCCGGCCCCAATGGCACATCCTCACACCCAGATGATGCATCCCCATCAAGCAGTTCAACCTCTTCCCCACATGCAGCACGCCGTGTTGACACCCACTTCGCCAAACTACCCTCACCCAGTACAAGCATTGATCCCGCAGCATCAAGCATACCAAACACCTGGTGTCCACCGACCAGTTCCGCCGAGACGGGCTTTCGCACCAATCCCTGAGACAGAGTACCCAATGAGCCCGTACGGCCGAGTGTCGCTCCAGGTTGGTCTGCACAAGGTTGGCCTGCGCAGCCCTCGACGCGTCCCTGCACAACCGGCGAACACTCGTTATTACCAATACATCAAACAGTTTGCGCTTCAGCCCATGTTGATTGCGCCACAAACAGGTCTACGAATATTCAACTTCAACGTGCCCAAAGATCATATGCGGAGGCTTGCCAGGAAGActcaaggagaaggtctCCCATACTGCTATTACTCTGAAGGTTCTTGTCGATACAGACTTCGTACCTGCGCGCGGTCTGCCAAGGAGACAGCGATTCAAGAGGCAGATTGGGTGCTCGCAGCAGCACAGTGGCCTCCTTACGTCTTTTTCGATCTCAACCGTACCTGCATGGAGTTGCGTCGAAAGCAGCACTTCCATAAGGATCAGCCAATGGAGCTGACC
This region of Fusarium falciforme chromosome 5, complete sequence genomic DNA includes:
- a CDS encoding SP-RING-type domain-containing protein, which translates into the protein MPQTSRSIQPRAVPPSESHQIATSNETLNLLLGGRNHSWMTTGSSTDFAPRQEPRPSQIKPRKRGRPTAEPATEPVTTAPLPTPNETAPQHENISIGHVVDQPTASVETIRASTVLPSPALTDAPSPNVANQHDCANTLPTAHPEGTASRHPLPNGVDRDGAVPFSNIAPALQEQTSNSTPPHPPPTEPPSRNMTVDSTPSVSVNQAGALPIPFPVSAQVPAALVNQAAVLPASLPANAQIDVVAPSELRARTNRPNSDVHLHRAKRARVQGPATPNELRNQALSMQWKETITSRVKGCDSAGLLNDNVEKPRYRILIEACANTDHFYIALHQILCAWSLDKAPVHKIFQGLVDPSQVDGSFETLQTVLRNNQAMSVSHLEWFANFPVPLAEVLRVFHPSSLAKDIGTFLIQLSLNWYNLIQSVGSRMHPLLACELIEVLRCPSQGLQAMFFTMSRRWLGIKDGPVANAINDIFEKDRTNEAAAADRGDTPEKISKARSQIIAQYSSLVVQEHQRHQIQMQHQQLRQQQQLPANAMLSPTITHTAPIAERRGQRSVPQSPVVPSHTVVSSPALAQSPSVPQFDALAPRPSISDRRVSSPAITNQHPPPGSPALQEHRRSGPNYVPADPRIAPPPSTTNYYSPRIQPPSLPGAASAGPSPSHSRNGSQSTPQTPILPSQGQLQAPVLLSNGPSVHPQRRAASIAYPSQSVPNAQGGYLQHPPTIQPHYIEQAPQSGPRQVMNPAPMAHPHTQMMHPHQAVQPLPHMQHAVLTPTSPNYPHPVQALIPQHQAYQTPGVHRPVPPRRAFAPIPETEYPMSPYGRVSLQVGLHKVGLRSPRRVPAQPANTRYYQYIKQFALQPMLIAPQTGLRIFNFNVPKDHMRRLARKTQGEGLPYCYYSEGSCRYRLRTCARSAKETAIQEADWVLAAAQWPPYVFFDLNRTCMELRRKQHFHKDQPMELTDFLVEGENSLRLSFPQNPQNQRLSVKYFLAVEIVETISHDSAMKMIETGRRIPIEDTKRKIQGRLRGSDSDDVIIEDETLSVSLADPFSATRFNIPVRGAHCQHLECFDLETWLQTRPQKPAQQGGGASQVGDEPSLVDVWKCPICGQDARPSSLWVDDYLVSVRQALVANGDTRTKAITIDATGAWYAVEEPDDSDDDESPGPRPLTVAQRDTRQSESTMPARATVIEILDDD